A single Pseudomonas sp. MM223 DNA region contains:
- the rfaC gene encoding Lipopolysaccharide heptosyltransferase 1 (*Name rfaC) encodes MRVLIIKTSSLGDVIHTLPALTDAAHAIQGIRFDWVVEEGFAEIPSWHPAVDKVIPVAIRRWRKNLWQTLKSGEWKAFKQRVREHKYDLVIDAQGLVKSAWLTRYVKAPIAGLDRYSAREGLASRFYDRRLSVATGQHAVERVRQLFAMALAYDLPEGIGNYGLDLDRLQLPPAAPYVVFLHGTTWATKHWPEAYWRELAERMGRRKLEVRLPWGNPAEKARAERIAQGLNNCQVLPKLNLAGVARVLAAAKACVAVDTGLGHLAAALDVPTISLFGPTNPGLTGAYGRTQIHQASDWPCAPCLQKKCTYKPSADDLRRFDLKREWPLCFTRLNPEHVAGRLSALLLAEDVR; translated from the coding sequence GTGCGGGTACTGATCATCAAGACCTCGTCGCTGGGTGATGTGATCCACACCCTGCCGGCGCTTACCGATGCCGCCCATGCCATCCAGGGTATCCGTTTCGACTGGGTAGTGGAAGAAGGCTTCGCCGAAATCCCCAGCTGGCACCCTGCGGTAGACAAGGTTATTCCGGTGGCCATCCGCCGTTGGCGCAAGAACCTTTGGCAAACCCTCAAGAGTGGCGAGTGGAAGGCGTTCAAGCAGCGTGTGCGCGAGCACAAGTACGACCTGGTGATTGACGCCCAGGGCCTGGTCAAGTCGGCCTGGCTGACCCGCTACGTGAAGGCCCCGATTGCCGGCCTGGACCGTTACTCGGCGCGCGAAGGCTTGGCCAGCCGCTTCTATGACCGGCGCCTGTCGGTCGCCACCGGCCAGCACGCGGTAGAGCGCGTGCGCCAGTTGTTCGCCATGGCCCTGGCCTACGACCTGCCGGAAGGCATCGGCAACTACGGCCTGGACCTCGACCGCCTGCAACTGCCGCCAGCGGCCCCTTACGTGGTATTCCTGCACGGTACCACCTGGGCGACCAAGCACTGGCCCGAAGCTTACTGGCGTGAACTGGCCGAACGCATGGGCCGGCGCAAGCTGGAAGTGCGCCTGCCGTGGGGTAACCCGGCAGAGAAAGCGCGGGCCGAGCGCATTGCACAGGGCTTGAACAACTGCCAGGTGCTCCCCAAATTGAACCTTGCCGGCGTTGCGCGTGTTTTGGCGGCGGCAAAGGCCTGTGTGGCGGTCGATACCGGCCTTGGCCACCTGGCTGCGGCACTTGATGTGCCGACCATTTCGCTGTTTGGCCCAACCAACCCGGGCCTGACCGGTGCCTACGGACGGACCCAGATTCACCAGGCCAGTGACTGGCCTTGCGCTCCCTGCCTGCAGAAGAAGTGCACCTACAAACCGAGCGCCGACGACCTGCGCCGGTTCGATCTGAAACGCGAGTGGCCGCTGTGCTTCACTCGCCTGAATCCCGAGCATGTGGCGGGCCGCTTGAGCGCGTTGCTGCTGGCTGAGGATGTCCGTTGA
- the rfaG gene encoding Lipopolysaccharide core biosynthesis protein RfaG (*Name rfaG), translating into MQLAFVLYKYFPFGGLQRDFMRIALECQKRGHQIRVYTLIWEGDIPPGFEVLVAPVKAIFNHRRNEKLSAWMAADLAKRPVDRLIGFNKMPGLDVYYAADGCFEDKAQTLRGGLYRRWGRYRHFAEYERAVFAKDAHTEVLMISEVQQPLFIKHYGTPVERFHLLPPGISQDRRAPANAAEIRAEFRKEFNLGDDDLLLVQIGSGFKTKGVDRSLKALAALPSALRKRTKLMVIGQDDPKVFQLQSATLGLGEQVQFLKGRSDIPRFLLGADLLIHPAYNENTGTVLLEALVAGLPVLVSKVCGYAHYIAEADCGLVLDEPFEQDQLNGYLQRMLEDPQARASWSRNGLAFAETADLYSMPQHAADVILGQEPA; encoded by the coding sequence ATGCAACTGGCTTTCGTGCTTTACAAATATTTCCCCTTCGGTGGGCTGCAGCGCGATTTCATGCGCATTGCCCTTGAGTGCCAGAAGCGGGGCCACCAGATCCGTGTGTACACACTGATCTGGGAGGGTGACATTCCGCCTGGTTTCGAAGTGCTGGTGGCGCCGGTGAAGGCGATTTTCAACCACCGCCGCAACGAGAAGCTAAGCGCCTGGATGGCCGCCGACCTGGCCAAGCGCCCGGTCGACCGCCTGATCGGCTTCAACAAGATGCCGGGGCTGGACGTGTACTACGCCGCCGACGGCTGCTTTGAAGACAAGGCGCAGACGCTGCGTGGCGGCCTGTACCGCCGCTGGGGGCGCTACCGGCACTTTGCCGAGTACGAGCGTGCGGTGTTCGCCAAGGACGCCCACACCGAAGTGCTGATGATTTCCGAAGTGCAGCAGCCGCTGTTCATCAAGCATTACGGCACCCCGGTGGAACGCTTCCACCTGCTGCCGCCGGGTATATCCCAGGATCGCCGCGCGCCGGCCAATGCCGCCGAAATCCGCGCCGAGTTCCGCAAGGAGTTCAACCTGGGCGATGACGACCTGTTGCTGGTGCAGATTGGCTCGGGCTTCAAGACCAAGGGCGTGGACCGCAGCCTCAAGGCGCTGGCCGCGCTGCCTTCGGCCCTGCGCAAACGCACGAAGCTGATGGTGATCGGCCAGGACGACCCCAAGGTGTTCCAGCTGCAAAGCGCCACCCTGGGCCTGGGCGAGCAGGTGCAGTTCCTCAAGGGCCGCAGCGACATCCCGCGCTTCCTGCTGGGTGCCGACCTGCTGATTCACCCGGCGTACAACGAAAACACCGGTACCGTGCTGCTTGAAGCGCTGGTGGCCGGCCTGCCGGTGCTGGTGTCCAAGGTGTGCGGTTACGCCCACTACATTGCCGAGGCCGACTGCGGCCTGGTGCTGGACGAGCCGTTCGAACAGGACCAGCTCAACGGCTATCTGCAACGCATGCTTGAAGACCCGCAGGCCCGCGCCAGCTGGTCGCGCAACGGCCTGGCGTTTGCTGAAACCGCCGACCTGTACAGCATGCCGCAGCATGCCGCCGATGTGATCCTGGGTCAGGAGCCTGCATGA